One genomic segment of Nocardioides cavernaquae includes these proteins:
- a CDS encoding ATP-binding protein yields the protein MFTRHPTEAAKGRLALRNIDDHLCFTADEVWAWYVLPTQLWAFRSDTQRGQLLHGFGDGLAWLAGHRLHLRVTSRPYPTGEWAKQLHGLTPAPLETPGQPPWSEHLVEMQLHLRHQTMAEKEVYLGVRIKSRPPSHRMMSAITRRPTDIEHARVLPELERITETVALPGLEGRPATARELEWLLRRSIGLGMPSPTDLSPTPDPAWDREDLASFTDRVEYAAQPLGRTVKLTSRGAGSAVERHVAVLSVGRLEEIEAPDPAHEPWLSHTDRLPFPVEWSAQFDVLSGVDARRSIQHKLLVVRDMQRHYAEHDLDEPLALDRQARHAREVEDQMTRGVDVAAARIHGWFRVAVSAPTEQECLERVRKVTTSYRSRRVTIEHPKAQYGLLREFIPGEPLATTAYRRRLPALYLAAGVPTASSRLGDRRGPYVGYTAGASRRAVMFDTHYATEVKETSGLVPVVGGLGAGKSVLLGQIVYEAVRRGIPSVVLDPSGPLARLTELPELAPHSEHIDLTTAASGTLNPFEVVASPLRSAFTTEDAFTEAEVFAAQDRKLLAMDVVKMLLPASVDALPATSLVVSDAVRTTGGSPHSSLWDVVKHLENHHNPHGRVVANYLRDMSELPLSRLFFPSAQATGERLRANLTVLTMPGLVLPPKSVPRDHWSTSEQLAVPLLHLASWYATRAVYGRQMQARKLVALDETHFLGEWSAGRALFTRLGRDSRKWNTCVLAASQNPSDVLGMDVANFMSAAFVGRLEDEEAARDGLRMLRVPTGIGYERALANLSSARGQSAFREFVMRDVDGNVDKLRVDLTGNPGLLEALNTTAGRRTANGSKSDGEAVA from the coding sequence ATGTTCACGAGGCACCCCACCGAAGCCGCAAAGGGCCGACTGGCGCTTCGCAACATTGACGACCACCTGTGCTTCACCGCAGACGAGGTCTGGGCCTGGTACGTCCTGCCGACTCAGCTGTGGGCATTCCGATCCGACACCCAACGAGGCCAGCTTCTCCACGGGTTCGGCGACGGGCTCGCTTGGCTGGCTGGCCACCGGCTCCACCTAAGGGTGACGTCGCGGCCCTACCCGACTGGCGAGTGGGCCAAGCAGCTGCACGGCCTGACTCCAGCGCCGCTCGAGACGCCGGGGCAGCCACCGTGGAGCGAGCACCTGGTCGAGATGCAGCTGCACCTGCGCCACCAGACGATGGCCGAGAAGGAGGTCTATTTGGGCGTTCGGATCAAGTCCCGGCCGCCGTCGCATCGGATGATGTCGGCGATCACGCGGCGTCCGACAGACATCGAGCACGCTCGTGTCCTGCCGGAGTTGGAGCGGATCACCGAGACCGTCGCGCTCCCCGGACTCGAAGGTCGGCCCGCAACTGCTCGGGAGTTGGAGTGGCTGCTGCGACGCTCGATCGGTCTCGGCATGCCGTCTCCCACGGACCTCTCCCCCACGCCCGACCCCGCCTGGGATCGAGAGGACCTGGCGTCCTTCACCGACCGGGTGGAGTACGCCGCCCAGCCGCTCGGCCGCACGGTCAAGCTGACCTCCCGCGGCGCAGGATCGGCGGTCGAGCGGCATGTGGCGGTCCTGTCCGTGGGCCGGCTCGAGGAAATCGAAGCCCCCGATCCTGCCCACGAGCCTTGGCTCTCCCACACGGACCGGCTGCCGTTCCCCGTCGAGTGGTCAGCGCAGTTCGACGTGCTCTCCGGGGTCGACGCCCGGCGGTCTATCCAGCACAAGCTCCTGGTTGTCAGGGACATGCAGCGGCATTACGCCGAGCACGACCTGGACGAGCCGCTGGCACTCGACCGTCAGGCGCGTCACGCTCGGGAGGTCGAGGACCAGATGACGCGTGGTGTTGACGTCGCCGCGGCCCGAATCCATGGCTGGTTCCGGGTGGCCGTATCTGCCCCGACCGAGCAGGAGTGCCTGGAGCGGGTCCGCAAGGTCACTACTTCCTATCGCTCGCGCCGAGTGACGATCGAGCATCCGAAGGCGCAGTACGGATTGCTGCGGGAGTTCATCCCGGGCGAACCGTTGGCCACGACGGCGTACCGGCGCCGGCTACCAGCGCTCTACCTGGCGGCGGGAGTCCCGACAGCGTCGAGCCGTCTCGGTGACCGTCGCGGTCCGTACGTCGGCTACACGGCCGGCGCCTCTCGTCGCGCGGTCATGTTCGACACGCACTACGCCACCGAGGTGAAGGAGACCTCCGGGCTCGTTCCCGTCGTTGGCGGGCTCGGTGCAGGCAAGTCGGTGCTCCTCGGGCAGATCGTCTACGAGGCCGTACGCCGCGGCATCCCCTCGGTTGTTCTCGACCCTTCGGGACCACTAGCGCGACTGACCGAGCTCCCTGAGTTGGCCCCGCACAGCGAGCACATCGATCTGACGACGGCTGCGTCCGGCACCCTGAACCCGTTCGAGGTGGTCGCCTCTCCCCTCCGGAGCGCCTTCACCACCGAGGATGCCTTCACCGAGGCTGAGGTTTTCGCGGCCCAGGATCGCAAGCTGCTGGCGATGGATGTCGTCAAGATGCTGCTCCCCGCGTCCGTTGATGCGTTGCCGGCGACATCGCTGGTCGTCTCCGATGCTGTTCGCACGACGGGCGGGTCCCCGCATTCATCGCTCTGGGATGTGGTCAAGCACCTGGAGAACCACCATAATCCGCACGGGCGCGTGGTGGCGAACTACCTGCGGGACATGTCCGAACTCCCGCTCTCGCGGCTGTTCTTCCCGAGTGCACAGGCGACGGGCGAGCGGTTGCGGGCCAACCTCACCGTCCTGACCATGCCGGGGCTCGTCCTGCCACCGAAGTCCGTGCCCCGCGATCACTGGTCGACATCCGAACAGCTCGCGGTGCCTCTGCTGCACCTGGCGTCCTGGTACGCCACCCGCGCGGTCTACGGCCGACAGATGCAGGCACGCAAACTCGTGGCCCTAGACGAGACCCACTTCCTCGGTGAGTGGTCAGCCGGCCGCGCGCTCTTCACCCGACTCGGCCGAGACTCCCGCAAATGGAACACCTGCGTCCTCGCCGCCTCCCAGAACCCATCCGACGTCCTCGGCATGGATGTCGCCAACTTCATGTCCGCCGCGTTCGTGGGACGGCTCGAGGACGAAGAGGCCGCCCGGGACGGACTGCGGATGCTCCGCGTGCCGACCGGAATCGGCTACGAGCGAGCGCTCGCGAACCTCTCCTCCGCCCGCGGCCAGTCGGCCTTCCGTGAATTCGTCATGCGCGACGTCGATGGCAACGTCGACAAGCTGCGCGTCGACCTAACCGGCAACCCCGGACTGCTTGAGGCGCTCAACACGACAGCAGGGCGTCGTACAGCAAATGGTTCCAAGTCGGATGGCGAGGCCGTCGCATGA